A region of the Vidua macroura isolate BioBank_ID:100142 unplaced genomic scaffold, ASM2450914v1 whyUn_scaffold_146, whole genome shotgun sequence genome:
acccctccccaaattacACCAAATCACCCCTGAGACCCCTCCTCAAATTACACCAAATCAGCCTGAGACCCCTCCTCAAATTACACCAAAATCACccctgagacccctccccaaatctcCTGAAATTCCCCCAAGACctctccccaaattcccccaaatcaccctaagacccctccccaaattacAACCAAATCAccctgagacccctccccaaattaccccaaattccccccaaatttttGTCAAATCTCCCcaagacccctccccaaattccccccaaatcctccctgtGACCCCCTCctcaaatttcccccaaaattccctcaaaTCACCCTGAGAcctctccccaaatccccccaaaatcccctccaggacccctccccaaattcctgacACCCCCCAAAGttaccccaaacccccccaaaatccctcaaatACCCCCAGACCCCTGAGACCCCTCCTCAAATTCCCTCAAATCCCCCTCAGGACCCCTCCCAAAGTTCCTGACACCCCCAAATTCCTCCCAGGACCCTccaaatccccccccccaaatttcctggcacccccaaaacccccatgaCCACCCTGACCCCCCAAAATCACTTCAGGACCCCCAAtcctcccccaaatccccccgggaccccccaaaaacccccccaggcctccccagcccttccccccTCACGCGGCCTCCGCTTCGcttcccccccaaatcccctcctgcccccccaaaacccccccccgagcccttcctgcccccccccaagcccccccaggacccctcaggacccccccaaaatccgGCCCCGGCCTCCCCCTCCTCACCCCCGCGCGTCCTCCGGGGCCATGGCGGCCGCTGCCATGGCGGCCGCTGCCCCCTCAGGGCCGCAACTACAACTCCCGTCGtgccccgcgccgcgccgaCCAATCAGAGCGCGGCGACCTCCTCCCCATCGCGCCTCGCGCGCGGCGCCGTCCAATCAGCGCCCCGACCTTCCTCCCTTAACGTTTTGCGCGTTCACCAATCAGAAGCCGGCGCCCTTCCTCCCGTCGTGCCGCGCGCGGCGTTTCCACCAATCAGAGCGCGCCTCCTCCCCGCCGCCATTACAAGAAGGGCGCCGCCATCACCGCCAGGCCTGGGCAGGGTTTTATTGTCCCCAAAattgtccccaaaatgtccccaaattgTCCCCAAGGCGTCCCCGCTGGCGTTTTCGCTGTTCCTCCTCAGCAGAGCTTGACGCAGCCGCCGTGTCCGGTGCAGGCTGCGGGGAGAGGGCAGAGTGAGCGACACCGAGGCGGCGCAGGTGACACCGAGGTGGCACCGAGGTGGCACCGGGAGGTGGCccaggtgacagggacacaccCAGCACGCTGCTCCAGAAGCTGTGGCGGGTGGCGCTGCCGGTGACGCGGCCGGGCTCGGCGGGGTTGCGGCGGGTGCTGGTGACGGTGAGGGCGCGGCCGTGCTCGGGCACGGCGGTCACCTCCACGGTGACAATGTGACAGTCGGGGACACTGCGGGTGACAATTGGGGACACTGGTGTCACCTCCACGGTGACAATGTGACAGTCGGGGACACTGCGGGTGACAATTGGGGACACCGGTGTCACCTCCACGGTGACAATGTGACAGTCAGGGACACTGCGGGTGACaattggggacattggggacattggggacaccggTGTCACCTCCACGGTGACAATGTGACAGTCGGGGACACTGCGGGTGACAATTGGGGACACCGGTGTCACCTCCACGGTGACAATGTGACAGTCGGGGACACTGCGGGTGACAATTGGGGACACCGGTGTCACCTCCACGGTGACAATGTGACAGTCGGGGACACTGCGGGTGACAATTGGGGACACCGGTGTCACCTCCACGGTGACAATGTGACAGTCGGGGACACTGCGGGTGACAATTGGGGACACCGGTGTCACCTCCACGGTGACAATGTGACAGTCGGGGACACTGCGGGTGACAATTGGGGACCGGTGTCACCTCCACGGTGACAACGTGACAGTCGGGGACACTGCGGGTGACAATTGGGGACACCGGTGTCACCTCCATGGTGACAatgtgacactggggacactgcgggTGACaattggggacattggggacattggggacaccggTGTCACCTCCACGGTGACAATGTGACAGTCGGGGACACTGCGGGTGACAATTGGGGACACCGGTGTCACCTCCACGGTGACAACGTGACAGTCGGGGACACTGCGGGTGACaattggggacattggggacattggggacaccggTGTCACCTCCACGGTGACAATGTGACAGTCGGGGACACTGCGGGTGACAATTGGGGACACCGGTGTCACCTCCACGGTGACAACatgacactggggacagtgacggggacaccgaggggacactggggacattgaggggacactgcggggacagtgggggtggcactgggaggacagggaggggacgctgaggtgacacagagggggacagggactggtggcacaggtgacacacaggtgccACAGGAGGTCACACAGGTgccacacaggtgacacacaggaggtgacacaggtgacacacatCACACAGGTGCCACACAAGACGCCACAGGGgccacacaggtgacacaggcaCCACAGGAGGTGCCACAGGGGCCACACAGGTGCCACACATCACACAGGTGCCACCCCGGtgacacaggtggcacaggaggTGCCACAGGAGGTgccacaggtgacacacaggtgccACCCGGGTGACACAGGCGccacaggaggtgacacaggtgacacacaggtgccACACAGGTGCCACATGAAGTGCCACAGGTGCCATATGACATGACACAGGTGCCACCCAAATGCCACAGCTGCCACAGGAGGTGGCGCAGGTGACACATGCGCCACACACGTGCCACACACCACACAGGTGCCACCCAGGTGccacaggaggtgacacaggtgccACCCTGGCGCCACAGGTGCCACCCAGGAGCcacccaggtgacacaggaggtgCCACCAAGGTGCCACACACCACACAGGTGCCACATAAGGTGCCACAGGTGCCACCCACATGCCACACAGATGCCACATAAAGTGACACAGGTGCCACCCAGGTGACACATGAGGTGCCACAGGAGGCGCCACGGGTGACACACAGGTGCCACTCAGGTGCCACAGCAGGTGCCACAGCTGCCACATGAGGTGACACAGGTGCCACCCAAATGCCACAGGTGCCACAGGAGGTGGCGCAGGTGCCACCCGGGTGCCACAGGAGGTGCCACAGGCGCCACCCAGTGACACACACCACACAGGTGCCACCCACGTGCCACCTGGGTGACACAGGCGCCACAGGTGGTGACACAGGTGCCACAGAGGTGCCATATAAGGTGCCACAGGTGCCATATAAGGTGACACAGGTGCCACAGAGGTGCCATATGAGGTGCCCCAGGCACCACCCAGGTGCCACAGGTGCCACAGGAGGTGACCCAGGTGCCACAGAGGTGCCATATAAGGTGCCACAGGTGCCACAGGAGGTGCCCCAGGTGCCACAGGAGGTGACGCAGGTGCCACAGGAGGTCACACAGGTGCCATATGAGGTGCCCCAGGTGCCacccaggtgccccaggtgtccccccgGAGCCCACCTGGGGTCGGCCACCAGGCAGGCGGTGACGCCGTCGAAGCCGAGGCGCGGCGCCGCCAGCGCGGCCGCGGCCATGGTGTTGACGTTGTTGGGGACGAGGGGACAGAGCGGGCGCAGGGGACCCTCGTACAGCACCGTCCTCGTCCCCGAGGCCACCGCGGCCGCCACGCGCGGGGACAGCCAGCCCTGCGGGCGGAAACTGCCCGGCGCCTTCATCATCGTCACCTTCAGcgcctggggacacgggggacacggggacacagtCATTGTCACctctggggacacggggacatggtCATTGTCAcctctggggacacagggacacggtcATTGTCAcctctggggacatggggacagtcaGGGGACACGGTCATTGTCAcctctggggacatggggacagtcaGGGGACAGCCAGCCCTGCGGGCGGAAACTGCCCGGCGCCTTCGTCATCGTCACCTTCAGcgcctggggacacggggacacggtCATTGTCAcctctggggacacagggacaccgtcaggggacacggggacacggtCATTGTCACctctggggacacggggacagtcaggggacagccaggggacacagccagggagTGGCCCCAAAGGCAGGACATTGTCCCCAAACTCTGTCCCCAAGTCAGGAaatgtccccagggctgggggacagccGGACACgaggacagtgaggggacaggttGGGGACAGCTGTGACAAGGTCAGGGACTGTCCCCAAAGCTGGGCCCCAGGGTCAGGaactgtccccagtgtccccagtgtccccagcagtgtcacctgcagtgtccccgcgctgtccaTCCTGGCcatgtccccattgtccccagtgtccccattaTCCCCATTGTCTCCAATGTcacctgcagtgtccccagtgtccccattgtTGTCACCTGCAGTGTCCCCGCACTGTCCATCCTGGCGATGTCCCCATtatccccaatgtccccattgtccccaatgtccccagtgtccccagtgtccccattgt
Encoded here:
- the ASPDH gene encoding LOW QUALITY PROTEIN: aspartate dehydrogenase domain-containing protein (The sequence of the model RefSeq protein was modified relative to this genomic sequence to represent the inferred CDS: deleted 1 base in 1 codon); the protein is MTIPMSPGQFLVSQLLSQGPSVGLSLCFVWARRQGALEALPPPLRLGDLRELPSTGVDLVVEVAHPCVAQEHGEDILGHADLMLGSPSALADAVTERRLRAAAARGGHTLYVPRGALWGCEDIARMDSAGTLQALKVTMMKAPGSFRPQGWLSPRVAAAVASGTRTVLYEGPLRPLCPLVPNNVNTMAAAALAAPRLGFDGVTACLVADPSVPDCHIVTVEVTAVPEHGRALTVTSTRRNPAEPGRVTGSATRHSFWSSVLACTGHGGCVKLC